A DNA window from Arachis duranensis cultivar V14167 chromosome 3, aradu.V14167.gnm2.J7QH, whole genome shotgun sequence contains the following coding sequences:
- the LOC107479838 gene encoding respiratory burst oxidase homolog protein A gives MNGHPKHQRRWASDTVPARATVSAGTSPGTESTSAGGEEFVEVTLDLQDDDTIVLRSVEPATVINVVVDSGTTGGSGHETPASISRSPTIRRTSSRGLRQFSQELKAEAVAKAKQFSHELKAELRRFSWSRSSSSAQNVGGSNAGGGFETALAARALRKQRAQLDRTRSGAHKALRGLRFISSKSNNGVDAWNEVQSNFNRLAKDGYLHRSDFAQCIGMRDSKEFALELFDALSRKRRLTVEKISRDELFEYWTQITDQSFDSRLQIFFDMVDKNEDGRITEEEVKEIIMLSASANKLSRLKEQAEEYAALIMEELDPEGLGYIELWQLETLLLQKDTYLNYSQALSYTSQALSQNLQGLRARSPIRRASRRLVYYLQENWRRLWLLTLWVCIMIGLFTWKFFQYKQKDAFQIMGYCLLTAKGAAETLKFNMAIILLPVCRNTITWLRSTKLAYAVPFDDNINFHKTIAAAIVVGVILHAGDHLACDFPRLVRASEADYEKYLKGVFGDHKPSYLDIVKGIEGVTGILMVILMSIAFTLATKWFRRNLIKLPKPFSRLTGFNAFWYSHHLFVIVYVLLIIHGIKLYLVHKWYLKTTWMYLSIPVLLYAAERTIRFFRSGFYTVRLIKVAIYPGNVLTLQMSKPPQFRYKSGQYMFVQCPAVSPFEWHPFSITSSPGDDYLSVHIRQLGDWTQELKRVFAEACEPPVSGKSGLLRADETTKKSLPKLKIDGPYGAPAQDYRKYDVLLLVGLGIGATPFISILKDLLNNIIKMEEQADSVSDISRGSDQSVGSTDSPSLNKIAPKRKKTLKTTNAYFYWVTREQGSFDWFKGVMNEVAELDQRGVIEMHNYLTSVYEEGDARSALITMVQALNHAKNGVDIVSGTRVRTHFARPNWKKVFSKMCSKHYGGRIGVFYCGAPVLAKELNKLCFEFNEKGPTKFEFHKEHF, from the exons ATGAACGGTCATCCGAAGCACCAGCGCAGGTGGGCATCCGACACCGTTCCCGCCAGAGCAACCGTCAGTGCAGGAACTTCGCCGGGAACAGAGTCAACCTCCGCCGGCGGAGAAGAGTTTGTGGAGGTCACTCTCGATCTTCAAGACGATGACACTATCGTCCTTCGGAGCGTTGAACCAGCCACTGTCATTAACGTTGTTGTTGACAGTGGTACCACTGGTGGCAGTGGACACGAAACTCCGGCGTCTATTTCTAGGTCGCCGACGATCCGGCGGACCTCGTCGAGAGGCTTGCGGCAGTTCTCGCAGGAGCTGAAGGCGGAGGCGGTTGCAAAGGCAAAGCAGTTCTCGCATGAGCTTAAGGCAGAGCTGCGACGGTTCTCGTGGAGCCGTTCGTCTTCGTCAGCTCAAAATGTTGGCGGAAGCAATGCCGGCGGCGGATTTGAGACGGCGCTGGCAGCTCGCGCTCTAAGAAAGCAGCGGGCTCAGCTAGATCGCACTCGTTCCGGTGCTCACAAAGCACTGCGCGGTCTGCGATTCATCAGCAGCAAATCAAATAATGGCGTTGATGCGTGGAACGAGGTGCAGAGCAACTTCAATAGGCTCGCCAAGGACGGTTATCTCCATCGCTCCGATTTTGCTCAGTGCATAG GAATGAGAGATTCCAAGGAATTCGCTCTGGAATTATTTGATGCTCTAAGCCGGAAGCGAAGGTTGACGGTTGAGAAGATAAGCAGGGATGAACTTTTTGAATATTGGACGCAAATTACCGATCAAAGCTTTGATTCGCGACTTCAGATCTTCTTCGACAT GGTGGATAAAAACGAAGATGGAAGAATCACCGAAGAAGAAGTAAAAGAG ATCATCATGTTGAGTGCTTCAGCAAATAAGTTATCGAGATTAAAAGAGCAGGCTGAAGAATATGCCGCTCTGATCATGGAAGAATTAGACCCAGAAGGGCTTGGTTACATCGAG CTATGGCAATTGGAGACGCTTCTTTTGCAGAAGGACACGTACCTTAACTACAGCCAAGCCCTAAGCTACACAAGCCAAGCTTTGAGCCAGAACCTTCAGGGACTAAGGGCAAGAAGTCCTATTCGTAGGGCGAGCCGCAGGTTGGTCTACTATTTGCAAGAGAATTGGAGGAGACTTTGGCTCTTAACATTGTGGGTTTGCATAATGATTGGGCTGTTCACATGGAAGTTCTTTCAGTATAAGCAGAAAGATGCCTTTCAAATAATGGGTTACTGTCTTCTAACGGCCAAAGGTGCCGCTGAGACTTTAAAGTTCAACATGGCAATTATACTATTGCCCGTATGTAGAAATACCATTACTTGGCTTAGGTCTACCAAGCTGGCTTATGCTGTACCTTTTGACGACAACATTAACTTTCATAAG ACAATTGCTGCGGCCATTGTGGTTGGTGTTATACTTCATGCCGGGGATCACCTTGCATGCGATTTTCCAAGACTTGTAAGAGCTTCTGAGGCTGATTACGAGAAGTATTTGAAGGGTGTATTTGGTGATCATAAACCCAGTTACCTAGACATTGTGAAAGGGATTGAGGGTGTGACTGGAATATTGATGGTgattttaatgtcaatagcatTTACACTTGCAACTAAATGGTTCAGGAGAAATCTGATTAAGCTGCCTAAACCATTTAGTAGGCTTACTGGCTTTAATGCCTTCTGGTATTCACACCATCTGTTTGTCATTGTTTATGTCCTGCTCATCATCCATGGTATAAAGCTTTACCTTGTGCACAAATGGTACCTCAAAACG ACATGGATGTATCTTTCAATTCCAGTTTTACTTTATGCGGCAGAAAGAACAATCAGATTCTTCCGTTCTGGTTTCTATACTGTCCGTCTTATAAAG GTCGCCATATATCCTGGAAATGTTCTAACATTGCAAATGTCTAAGCCTCCCCAATTCCGATACAAGAGTGGACAATACATGTTTGTACAATGTCCCGCTGTTTCTCCGTTTGAATG GCATCCATTTTCTATTACCTCATCCCCTGGCGATGACTACCTGAGTGTTCACATTCGGCAATTGGGTGATTGGACACAGGAGCTTAAAAGGGTATTTGCTGAAGCATGTGAGCCCCCTGTATCCGGAAAAAGTGGCCTTCTCAGGGCTGATGAAACAACCAAGAAAAG TCTTCCAAAGCTAAAGATAGATGGACCTTATGGTGCGCCAGCTCAAGATTATAGAAAATACGATGTTTTGTTACTTGTCGGTCTCGGAATAGGGGCAACACCTTTCATCAGCATTCTGAAAGATCTTCTAAACAACATCATCAAAATGGAGGAGCAGGCG GATTCAGTCTCTGATATAAGTAGAGGTTCAGACCAAAGTGTTGGGAGTACAGATTCACCATCTCTAAACAAAATTGCTCCAAAACGGAAGAAAACATTGAAGACTACCAACGCTTATTTCTACTGGGTTACAAGAGAGCAGGGTTCTTTTGATTGGTTTAAAGGAGTCATGAATGAAGTAGCTGAACTTGATCAACGG GGTGTCATTGAGATGCACAATTACTTGACTAGTGTATACGAGGAAGGTGATGCAAGATCTGCCCTCATTACCATGGTGCAAGCACTCAACCATGCCAAAAACGGTGTTGATATCGTCTCAGGGACTAGG GTGCGAACCCATTTTGCTAGGCCAAACTGGAAGAAGGTTTTCTCCAAAATGTGTTCCAAGCACTATGGCGGACGAATAG GGGTATTTTATTGCGGTGCACCAGTTTTGGCAAAAGAACTTAACAAGCTCTGCTTCGAGTTCAATGAAAAAGGTCCAACAAAATTTGAGTTTCATAAGGAACACTTCTAA